The Nitrospirota bacterium sequence CTAAAAATCTATTATCCTATTTCCGATGGGCTTGAGATGGAGCAAAGAAGGGCTCAAGGCAGGACTCCGACTCCGAGAATTGTCTTAAGCGAGTTTCTAAAAGGCCCTGCTGGCAGACCCTCGTATGTGCCACGGAATACACAGGTTTTAGGAATTTATAATGGCTCAGATGGTATACTTTACATTGACCTTTCAGAGGACTTTAGAGGCAATTTTCAGGGCGATGCAATGGCTGAGTTTTTACTCCTTAGGGCGATTTACGAAAGCATGATGTCCAATATATCGGGTATAAGGGACATAAAAGTGCTCATTGAAGGCAAGGAGGTAGATAGCCTTGCCGGACACATTTCTTTGGTTTATCCCTTAGGGGAGAGCATTTCTCAGGCTAAAGAGGCACAAAAATGAATGATGCTCCGATAGGCATATTCGATTCAGGCATGGGAGGGCTGACTGTCATGAAGGCTATAGTCGAGGAAATGCCTTCCGAAAACACGGTTTATTTAGGTGACACCGCAAGGGTTCCCTATGGTATAAGGTCAAGGGAGACGATTTTAAGATACTCATTCGAGTGTATGAGTTTCATGCTCAAACATAATATAAAATTACTTGTCATTGCCTGCAATACCGTTTCTGCCATAAGCCTTGGGGCTATCAGAAAGAAAAGCCCTGTGCCTGTTATAGGAGTTATAGGTCCGGGTGCAAGGGCCGCAGTGAAATATTCAAACAATAGGAAAATAGGTGTTATAGGTACAGAGGCAACTATAAGGAGCAGTTCTTATCTAAAGGCAATCAAGGCTATTGACAGAAGGGCATGTATATACTCGATGGCATGTCCGCT is a genomic window containing:
- a CDS encoding GerMN domain-containing protein — its product is MKINKRLISVVFFLALFIAGITAGYLYLSVKASQPSPHLPEKNIPAKGEKGDFLYLKIYYPISDGLEMEQRRAQGRTPTPRIVLSEFLKGPAGRPSYVPRNTQVLGIYNGSDGILYIDLSEDFRGNFQGDAMAEFLLLRAIYESMMSNISGIRDIKVLIEGKEVDSLAGHISLVYPLGESISQAKEAQK
- a CDS encoding glutamate racemase encodes the protein MNDAPIGIFDSGMGGLTVMKAIVEEMPSENTVYLGDTARVPYGIRSRETILRYSFECMSFMLKHNIKLLVIACNTVSAISLGAIRKKSPVPVIGVIGPGARAAVKYSNNRKIGVIGTEATIRSSSYLKAIKAIDRRACIYSMACPLFVPLVEEGWVKGDIAKLTAKRYLDGLKGKGIDALLLGCTHYPLLKGTLSEVMGDSVTLIDSAIETAKEIKVVLKKHSLLRKGKRKPFREFYVTDSPERFGRLGKMFLGHSMENMKVVRLDMEV